One genomic region from Rhizomicrobium palustre encodes:
- the murI gene encoding glutamate racemase: MNNAPIGVFDSGMGGLTVMAALAKKLPGEQFIYLGDTARLPYGTKSADTVRRYALQAAHALTERGVKMVVIACNTASVGLPYLKEALAPMPVLGVIEPGAEAALRMAPNGPVAVIATEGTVKGGAYVHAIHDRSSAPVVQKPCPLFVPLAEEGLTEGPIPEAVARRYLEPLLAQLPKPKVLVLGCTHYPVLKKVIAGVAGPDIALVDSAAITADAVAELLELRDLKASAKQGPHKFLVTDAPDRFARVGEIFFGEPIDPGAVEQVDLQ; this comes from the coding sequence ATGAACAACGCTCCTATCGGTGTTTTTGATTCCGGCATGGGGGGGCTGACCGTGATGGCGGCGCTCGCCAAAAAGCTGCCGGGCGAACAGTTCATCTATCTCGGTGACACCGCGCGCCTGCCTTATGGCACCAAGAGCGCCGATACGGTGCGCCGCTATGCCTTGCAAGCCGCCCATGCGCTGACGGAACGCGGCGTGAAGATGGTGGTGATCGCCTGCAATACGGCGTCGGTGGGCCTGCCTTATCTGAAAGAGGCACTGGCGCCGATGCCGGTTTTGGGTGTGATCGAGCCGGGTGCGGAAGCGGCCTTGCGTATGGCTCCGAACGGGCCGGTGGCGGTGATCGCGACCGAAGGCACTGTGAAGGGCGGCGCTTATGTCCATGCCATCCATGATAGGAGCTCCGCCCCGGTGGTGCAGAAGCCCTGCCCGCTTTTCGTGCCGCTGGCCGAAGAAGGTTTGACCGAAGGCCCGATCCCGGAAGCCGTGGCGCGGCGTTATCTCGAACCCCTCCTGGCACAATTGCCCAAACCCAAAGTGCTTGTGCTGGGCTGCACGCATTATCCAGTGCTGAAAAAGGTGATCGCGGGCGTGGCAGGGCCGGATATCGCGCTGGTCGACAGCGCCGCGATCACGGCAGACGCGGTGGCGGAGCTGTTGGAATTGCGCGACCTTAAGGCTTCGGCAAAGCAGGGGCCGCATAAGTTCCTTGTCACCGATGCGCCGGACCGCTTCGCGCGCGTAGGCGAGATCTTCTTCGGCGAACCAATTGATCCCGGCGCAGTGGAGCAGGTGGATCTTCAGTAA
- a CDS encoding pyrimidine 5'-nucleotidase: MDMALPDFRHVDSWIFDLDNTLYRADSNLFAEIESRMNSYIMAKLALSEAEAKALRSGYYRTYGSTLSGLIAHHNADPEDFLCYVHDIDLSGLKPEPGLAEAIEKLPGKRFVFTNGCRNHALRVLEKTGLSGLMHGIWDIRSMRFQPKPQPDAYRRILEVEGLKPERAAMFEDMAVNLLPAHDLGMTTVWIANGSAWSDQGPDAGLSSTAHIHHTIDDLGNFLQTIRL; the protein is encoded by the coding sequence ATGGATATGGCTCTTCCCGATTTTCGGCACGTCGATAGCTGGATTTTTGATCTCGACAACACGCTTTACCGCGCAGATTCGAATCTCTTCGCCGAGATCGAAAGCCGGATGAATTCTTACATCATGGCCAAGCTCGCGCTGAGCGAAGCCGAGGCCAAGGCGCTGCGCTCCGGCTATTACCGCACCTATGGTTCGACACTTTCCGGGCTGATCGCCCATCACAACGCCGATCCCGAAGATTTCCTTTGCTATGTGCATGACATTGATCTTTCGGGCCTGAAGCCGGAGCCCGGCCTCGCCGAAGCCATCGAAAAGCTTCCGGGCAAACGCTTTGTCTTCACCAATGGCTGCCGTAACCATGCACTGCGGGTGCTGGAGAAGACCGGGCTTTCCGGGCTGATGCATGGGATCTGGGATATTCGCTCCATGCGCTTTCAGCCCAAGCCCCAGCCGGACGCCTATCGCCGGATTCTGGAAGTGGAAGGGTTGAAGCCGGAACGTGCCGCGATGTTCGAAGATATGGCGGTGAACCTTCTGCCCGCCCATGATCTCGGCATGACCACGGTTTGGATCGCCAATGGCTCGGCCTGGTCGGACCAGGGACCGGATGCGGGGTTGAGCTCGACCGCCCACATCCACCATACGATTGACGATCTCGGCAATTTCCTTCAGACCATCCGGCTCTGA
- a CDS encoding succinylglutamate desuccinylase/aspartoacylase family protein, whose amino-acid sequence MSAYSEKNPSLRVLTYRSGRPGPKLLITGAVHGDEIAGPKAIREIESLFAEGKLSLTRGQLTFVPVVNAKAYAQGTRMGDRNFNRDLRFKTVFAEYEDHIANALFPILAEHDVLLDLHSFADPGKAFVFVGPEDNNGNLEPFSHAAAERAFAKSLGVDTVLMGWLSAYEKAVIAVKKLAAKKGEAEPLVNPMIGVGTTELMRRLGGYAVTLECGQHQDPHNVEVAKRAIMGALNHLKLVEPVEDFAPVSPATYRLTEAIIRHSPADRFVKLWKHFDPIKQGEPVAILEGEGEVKAPYDGVIVFPYTDAKPLTEWLYFAKTEKAL is encoded by the coding sequence ATGTCCGCCTATAGCGAGAAAAACCCGTCCCTGCGCGTCCTTACCTACCGCTCCGGGCGTCCGGGCCCCAAGCTTCTCATCACCGGTGCCGTACATGGCGACGAGATTGCCGGACCCAAGGCGATCCGCGAGATCGAGTCCCTCTTTGCCGAAGGAAAGCTCAGCCTCACCCGCGGCCAGCTCACCTTTGTGCCAGTGGTGAATGCCAAGGCTTACGCGCAAGGCACGCGCATGGGGGATCGCAATTTCAACCGCGATCTGCGCTTCAAGACGGTCTTTGCCGAATATGAAGACCATATCGCCAATGCGCTGTTCCCCATCCTCGCCGAGCATGACGTGCTGCTCGATCTGCATTCCTTCGCCGATCCGGGCAAGGCGTTTGTCTTCGTCGGGCCAGAGGATAACAACGGCAATCTTGAACCCTTTTCCCATGCCGCCGCCGAGCGTGCTTTCGCCAAATCCTTGGGCGTCGATACCGTGCTGATGGGATGGCTCTCGGCCTATGAAAAAGCCGTCATTGCGGTGAAGAAGTTGGCGGCGAAAAAGGGCGAGGCGGAACCGCTGGTCAATCCGATGATCGGCGTCGGCACCACCGAATTGATGCGCCGCCTGGGCGGTTATGCCGTGACGCTGGAATGCGGCCAGCACCAGGACCCGCATAATGTAGAGGTTGCCAAACGCGCCATCATGGGGGCGCTCAATCATTTGAAACTGGTCGAGCCGGTGGAAGATTTCGCGCCCGTCTCGCCCGCCACCTATCGCTTGACCGAAGCCATTATCCGCCATTCACCTGCGGATCGCTTTGTGAAGCTGTGGAAGCACTTCGATCCGATCAAACAGGGCGAGCCCGTCGCCATCCTCGAAGGCGAGGGTGAAGTCAAAGCGCCTTATGACGGCGTAATCGTTTTTCCGTACACGGACGCCAAGCCCCTCACCGAGTGGCTCTACTTCGCGAAAACCGAAAAGGCGCTTTGA
- a CDS encoding alpha-L-fucosidase has translation MTGSKIAKRTLFKTAAALGVAASLPEMARGEGLAEIASGPFKPDWASLTGGYTAPEWFRDAKFGIWAHWGPQCAPEFGDWYARKMYLQGDPVYAHHLKRWGHPADSGFIDVIREWKAEHFDPDALLDLYAKAGAKYFVALANHHDNFDTYASKFHAWNATRVGPKRDVLGMFAKAARAKGLHFGVSNHSAHSWHWLQVANGYDPEGARRGQRYDAYNLTRAMGKGKWWEGLDPQELYSGRLMPMPDGFTSIKEADAWHEKHDGVWDENPPMISPAFTRSWFLRCKDLIDSYQPDLLYFDNTGLPLGQAGLDIAAHYYNASLKWHGKVEAVINCKYVPEARRKGVVEDTERGLHGEIGNTPWQTDTCLGDWHYSRPLYERGGYKSAALVIHFLCDVVSKNGNLLLSVPVRSDGTIDEKERAIVEDIASWMGRFGEAIYGTRPWKLYGEGPTSITGGAFGEEKMKSFTAEDIRYTTKAGALYAITMGRPTSGKIFLPAVKDGKAERVEVVGATAPLSFTQDSTGLVVNLPSGAGHDFGVALKIQGQGLI, from the coding sequence ATGACCGGGAGCAAAATCGCCAAACGAACACTGTTTAAAACCGCAGCCGCGCTAGGCGTAGCCGCCAGCTTGCCAGAAATGGCGCGGGGGGAAGGTCTGGCGGAGATCGCCAGCGGCCCGTTCAAGCCGGATTGGGCATCCCTGACGGGGGGCTATACCGCGCCGGAGTGGTTTCGGGACGCCAAATTCGGCATCTGGGCCCATTGGGGGCCGCAATGCGCCCCGGAATTCGGCGATTGGTATGCCCGCAAGATGTATCTGCAGGGCGATCCCGTTTATGCCCACCACCTGAAGCGCTGGGGCCATCCCGCCGATAGCGGCTTTATCGATGTGATCCGCGAATGGAAGGCCGAGCATTTCGACCCCGACGCCCTTCTCGACCTCTATGCCAAGGCTGGCGCGAAATATTTCGTGGCGCTGGCCAATCATCACGACAACTTCGACACCTATGCCTCCAAGTTCCATGCCTGGAACGCCACGCGGGTAGGTCCCAAGCGCGACGTGCTCGGCATGTTCGCGAAGGCGGCACGGGCAAAGGGCTTGCACTTTGGCGTCTCCAACCACTCAGCCCATTCCTGGCACTGGCTGCAAGTCGCCAATGGCTATGATCCGGAAGGGGCACGACGGGGCCAGCGCTATGACGCCTACAACCTCACCAGAGCCATGGGCAAAGGCAAATGGTGGGAAGGGCTTGATCCGCAGGAGCTTTATTCCGGCCGCCTGATGCCCATGCCGGACGGGTTCACCTCGATCAAAGAGGCCGACGCCTGGCACGAAAAGCATGATGGCGTCTGGGATGAGAACCCGCCGATGATCAGTCCGGCCTTCACGCGCTCCTGGTTCCTGCGTTGCAAGGATCTGATCGATTCCTATCAGCCCGATCTTCTCTATTTCGACAACACCGGACTGCCCCTGGGCCAGGCGGGGCTCGATATCGCCGCCCATTACTATAACGCCAGCCTGAAATGGCACGGTAAAGTCGAGGCGGTGATCAACTGCAAATACGTGCCCGAGGCACGCCGCAAAGGGGTGGTGGAAGATACCGAACGCGGGCTTCATGGCGAAATTGGCAATACCCCCTGGCAGACCGATACCTGCCTTGGCGATTGGCATTACAGCCGCCCGCTCTATGAACGCGGCGGCTATAAGAGCGCCGCGCTGGTGATCCATTTCCTCTGCGATGTGGTCTCCAAGAACGGCAATCTTCTGCTCAGCGTGCCGGTGCGCAGCGATGGCACTATCGACGAAAAAGAACGCGCCATTGTGGAGGACATCGCCTCTTGGATGGGCCGCTTCGGCGAGGCCATTTATGGCACGCGGCCCTGGAAGCTTTACGGCGAAGGCCCCACCTCGATCACCGGCGGCGCCTTCGGCGAAGAGAAGATGAAATCCTTTACCGCCGAAGACATCCGCTACACCACCAAGGCCGGAGCGCTTTACGCCATCACCATGGGACGGCCCACCAGCGGCAAAATCTTTCTGCCAGCGGTCAAAGACGGCAAAGCCGAGCGTGTAGAAGTGGTGGGCGCCACCGCACCGCTCAGCTTCACGCAAGATTCGACGGGCCTGGTGGTGAACCTGCCTTCCGGAGCCGGTCATGATTTCGGCGTCGCGCTGAAGATCCAAGGCCAAGGCCTGATCTGA
- the argB gene encoding acetylglutamate kinase, which produces MAFSDDLGQEKNLRSMARWRSTARVLVEALPYILKYDQKIVTVKFGGNAMSDESARDFAQDIVLMKQTGMEPIVVHGGGPQIGSMLKRMNIHSEFIDGLRVTDKAAMEVVEMVLTGSINAQIVTGINHAGGHAIGLSGTDGNLILARKLEKMRNDPTTGVTAPIDLGFVGEPEAINPEVLRTFIKSDLIPVIAPVGVGRDGQSYNINADTVAGAVASAMKSERLLLLTDVEGVLDQEGKLIPKLTLSEARTLISDGTIRGGMIPKIETAIEAVESGVSAAVILDGRIPHVLLLELFTEHGAGTLITAE; this is translated from the coding sequence ATGGCCTTTTCAGACGATCTGGGTCAGGAGAAAAACTTGCGCTCCATGGCGCGCTGGCGTTCGACCGCCCGCGTCCTGGTTGAGGCCCTGCCCTATATCCTGAAATACGACCAGAAAATCGTCACCGTGAAGTTTGGCGGCAACGCCATGTCGGACGAGAGCGCGCGCGACTTCGCCCAGGACATCGTCCTGATGAAGCAGACCGGCATGGAACCCATTGTGGTGCATGGCGGGGGCCCTCAGATCGGCTCGATGCTGAAGCGCATGAACATCCATTCCGAATTCATCGATGGCCTGCGCGTCACCGACAAGGCTGCGATGGAAGTGGTTGAGATGGTGCTGACCGGCTCCATCAACGCCCAGATCGTGACCGGCATCAATCATGCAGGTGGCCATGCCATCGGTCTTTCGGGCACGGACGGCAATCTGATCCTGGCGCGCAAGCTGGAAAAGATGCGCAATGACCCGACGACCGGCGTGACGGCGCCGATCGATCTTGGCTTTGTCGGCGAACCTGAAGCCATCAACCCGGAAGTGCTGCGCACCTTCATCAAATCCGACCTTATCCCAGTGATCGCACCGGTGGGCGTGGGCCGCGACGGCCAGAGCTACAACATCAACGCCGATACGGTGGCGGGCGCGGTGGCGAGCGCGATGAAATCCGAGCGCCTGCTTCTTCTCACCGATGTCGAGGGCGTGCTGGACCAAGAAGGCAAGCTGATTCCGAAGCTGACGCTCTCCGAGGCACGCACTCTGATCTCCGACGGCACAATTCGCGGCGGTATGATCCCCAAAATCGAAACCGCGATCGAAGCGGTGGAGAGCGGGGTTTCGGCGGCGGTCATCCTGGACGGGCGCATTCCCCATGTCTTGCTGCTCGAACTCTTCACCGAACATGGCGCAGGCACGCTGATCACGGCGGAATAA
- a CDS encoding DUF805 domain-containing protein: protein MLGFLFSFRGRASRADIWKFTIAGIVLVLVLRGSFATIRDADVFAQAPEILSHAPTADKLLLLSILLTFCVITLAGLAVTTRRLHDREKSAWWLIPFWALPELARLLFPGGLSAHTPYGWFGVLVTLISFGLSFWAFLELLCFGGSIGENEYGPDPLPRPVINPFAGEPAQ, encoded by the coding sequence ATGTTGGGCTTTCTGTTCAGTTTTCGCGGCCGGGCCAGCCGGGCCGATATCTGGAAATTCACCATCGCCGGCATAGTGTTGGTGCTAGTCCTGAGAGGAAGTTTTGCAACCATTCGGGATGCCGATGTATTCGCACAGGCGCCGGAGATACTGAGCCACGCCCCCACCGCGGATAAGTTACTTCTGCTATCTATCTTACTCACCTTCTGCGTCATCACGCTTGCTGGGCTGGCTGTTACCACGCGGCGGCTGCATGATCGCGAGAAAAGCGCCTGGTGGCTGATACCGTTTTGGGCGCTGCCGGAGCTGGCAAGGCTGCTCTTTCCCGGCGGATTGTCTGCGCACACGCCTTACGGATGGTTCGGCGTTCTCGTTACCCTGATCAGCTTTGGCTTGAGCTTTTGGGCGTTCCTGGAGCTGCTTTGCTTTGGCGGCAGCATTGGAGAAAACGAGTATGGCCCTGATCCTCTGCCTCGGCCGGTGATCAACCCGTTTGCCGGAGAACCGGCGCAATAA
- the fmt gene encoding methionyl-tRNA formyltransferase: MTLRLAFMGTPDFAVPLLAELIAEGHDIAAVYSQPARPKGRGLQEEPTPVAKLALNHGLLVRTPVSLKNAEAQADFAALNLDIAVVAAYGLLLPKAILDAPRLGCWNLHGSLLPRWRGAAPVQRAIMAGDEKTGVMVMRMEEGLDTGPVLMTEETPIARKTAGELTDELAKTGAKLMARTLREMEAGNLAAMPQPEEGATYAKKILKDEARIDWTKSAAAVDAHIRGLSPWPGAFTEANGERLKILYAEPVSGSGAPGTVLDDQLTIACGEGAVRLIRLQRPGKSAMVASDLLRGWQLPKGTKLV, encoded by the coding sequence ATGACCCTTAGACTCGCTTTCATGGGCACGCCGGATTTCGCCGTGCCGCTGCTCGCCGAGCTGATCGCCGAAGGCCACGACATCGCGGCGGTCTATTCCCAGCCCGCGCGCCCCAAAGGCCGTGGCTTGCAGGAAGAACCTACCCCGGTCGCCAAGCTGGCGCTGAACCATGGCCTTCTCGTCCGCACACCTGTCTCGCTGAAAAATGCCGAAGCGCAGGCAGACTTCGCCGCGCTGAATCTCGATATTGCGGTGGTCGCCGCATACGGCCTCCTCCTGCCCAAAGCCATCCTCGATGCCCCGCGCCTTGGCTGCTGGAATCTGCATGGCTCGCTTTTGCCGCGCTGGCGGGGGGCCGCCCCGGTGCAGCGCGCCATCATGGCGGGGGACGAGAAGACCGGTGTCATGGTTATGCGCATGGAAGAGGGGCTCGATACCGGCCCGGTTCTGATGACCGAAGAAACCCCCATCGCGCGCAAGACGGCGGGCGAGCTGACAGACGAGCTCGCAAAAACCGGCGCCAAGCTGATGGCCCGTACTTTGCGGGAAATGGAAGCGGGAAACCTCGCCGCTATGCCGCAGCCGGAAGAAGGCGCGACCTACGCCAAGAAAATCCTCAAAGACGAAGCCCGCATCGATTGGACGAAATCCGCCGCGGCGGTGGACGCTCATATCCGCGGCCTCTCGCCTTGGCCCGGCGCCTTTACCGAGGCCAATGGCGAGCGCCTGAAAATCCTTTATGCCGAACCTGTGTCTGGCAGCGGTGCGCCCGGCACAGTGCTGGATGATCAGCTCACCATTGCTTGTGGCGAAGGCGCGGTGCGCCTCATCCGTCTGCAACGCCCCGGCAAATCCGCCATGGTCGCCAGCGACCTCTTACGCGGCTGGCAACTCCCAAAAGGCACGAAGCTCGTCTGA
- the def gene encoding peptide deformylase: MAIREILTAPDPRLKEVAKDVSKVDGAIKTLAADMLDTMYDAEGIGLAATQIGVALRVVVIDVAQKDGEKNPMVFINPKIVWESDEVANFQEGCLSVPDIWDEVERPVAVKAEYLDLDGKKQVLEADGLLADCLQHEIDHLNGTLFIDHLSRLKRSMAIKKLTKAKKAKETA, from the coding sequence ATGGCCATTCGCGAAATTCTCACCGCCCCCGATCCCCGCCTCAAAGAGGTTGCTAAGGACGTCTCCAAAGTAGACGGTGCCATCAAGACCCTGGCGGCGGATATGCTTGACACCATGTATGACGCTGAAGGCATCGGCCTTGCCGCCACCCAAATCGGCGTGGCGCTGCGCGTCGTGGTGATCGATGTCGCCCAGAAGGATGGGGAAAAGAACCCCATGGTCTTCATCAATCCCAAGATCGTGTGGGAATCCGATGAAGTCGCCAATTTCCAGGAAGGCTGCCTTTCGGTGCCCGATATCTGGGACGAGGTGGAGCGCCCGGTCGCGGTGAAAGCTGAATATCTCGATCTCGACGGCAAGAAGCAGGTCCTCGAAGCCGATGGGCTTCTGGCCGATTGCCTGCAGCATGAGATCGATCATCTCAACGGCACGCTTTTCATCGATCACCTCTCGCGCCTCAAGCGCTCCATGGCGATCAAGAAACTGACCAAGGCCAAAAAGGCCAAGGAAACCGCGTAA
- a CDS encoding 2,3,4,5-tetrahydropyridine-2,6-dicarboxylate N-succinyltransferase, with protein sequence MSSELARVLDAAWENRTEINFATTGEVREAVEEVLAALDAGRLRVAEKGADGWVVNQWVKKAILLSFRLTDNGEISSGPGGSVWWDKVPTKFQGWGEAEFRAAGIRSVPGAFVRRGAYFGKGVIVMPSFVNIGAYVDDGTMVDSFATIGSACQIGKNCHISANVVIGGVLEPLQAGPVIIEDHCFVGACAAVTEGVRVETGAVIASGVTIGASTTIIDRATGETFFGRVPAYSVVVSGTLPAAPGKPATYAAVIMKRVDEGTRAKTSINELLRG encoded by the coding sequence ATGTCGTCTGAACTTGCTCGCGTCCTGGATGCTGCCTGGGAAAACCGCACCGAAATCAATTTCGCCACCACGGGCGAGGTGCGCGAGGCGGTGGAAGAAGTTCTGGCGGCGCTCGATGCCGGACGCCTGCGTGTCGCCGAAAAGGGCGCCGATGGCTGGGTAGTGAACCAATGGGTGAAGAAGGCGATTCTGCTCTCCTTCCGCCTCACCGATAATGGCGAGATTTCTTCTGGCCCGGGCGGCAGCGTGTGGTGGGACAAGGTGCCAACCAAATTCCAGGGCTGGGGCGAGGCCGAGTTCCGTGCTGCCGGTATCCGCAGCGTGCCGGGCGCCTTCGTCCGCCGCGGCGCCTATTTCGGCAAGGGCGTGATCGTGATGCCGTCCTTCGTGAATATCGGCGCCTATGTCGACGACGGCACCATGGTCGATAGCTTTGCCACCATCGGCTCGGCCTGCCAGATCGGGAAGAACTGCCATATCTCGGCCAATGTGGTGATCGGCGGCGTGTTGGAACCCCTGCAGGCTGGCCCGGTGATCATCGAGGACCATTGCTTTGTCGGCGCTTGCGCCGCCGTGACCGAAGGCGTGCGTGTCGAAACCGGCGCAGTGATCGCGAGCGGCGTGACCATTGGCGCATCCACGACCATTATCGACCGTGCCACCGGCGAGACCTTCTTTGGCCGGGTGCCGGCTTACTCCGTGGTGGTCTCCGGCACCCTGCCCGCCGCCCCCGGCAAACCCGCAACCTATGCCGCCGTGATCATGAAGCGCGTGGATGAAGGGACGCGGGCCAAGACCTCGATCAACGAGCTGCTGAGGGGATAG
- a CDS encoding DUF1036 domain-containing protein: MRRVFSGLVLAAALTASPAKAGLTACNATSYVLYAAGAALNPPDLALKGWTRLVPGACAEVLTGDLSAAGYFLFARSSRAHSGPPRAWSGNANFCVRDKDFTLRQSFGGACPADAYEAGFAQIDTHHQKSWTATFRDSPDLGPMPAAAKAGLVRLAKDAGLKEAGDPKKFPAALAAFKARMHLAANAPDRAIFDALETEAMKSAQPAGYTLCNDTNAPAYAALGQQKGVVFSARGWWTLAAGSCSHLITDPIAGQKIWLRVERAKGAPLVTGPVNFCVTTIEFDIQGRENCQKRGLVAAGFMETNSKAAPGFTAHVTTTGLR; this comes from the coding sequence ATGCGGCGGGTATTTTCCGGTTTGGTTTTGGCGGCGGCGCTTACCGCCTCTCCCGCCAAGGCCGGGCTGACCGCCTGCAACGCCACAAGCTATGTCCTTTATGCGGCGGGTGCGGCGCTCAATCCGCCGGATCTCGCGCTAAAGGGCTGGACGCGGCTGGTGCCGGGCGCTTGCGCCGAGGTGCTGACCGGCGATCTCAGCGCGGCGGGGTATTTCCTCTTCGCCCGCTCCTCAAGGGCCCATTCCGGGCCGCCGCGCGCCTGGAGCGGCAACGCCAATTTCTGCGTCCGGGACAAGGATTTCACCCTGCGCCAAAGCTTCGGAGGCGCCTGCCCTGCCGATGCCTATGAGGCGGGGTTCGCTCAAATCGACACCCATCATCAGAAGAGCTGGACAGCGACCTTTCGCGACTCACCCGATCTCGGGCCCATGCCAGCGGCGGCGAAGGCCGGGCTTGTGCGCTTGGCCAAGGATGCGGGGCTGAAAGAGGCAGGTGATCCCAAAAAGTTCCCTGCCGCGCTCGCCGCCTTTAAAGCCCGCATGCACCTCGCGGCTAACGCGCCGGACCGCGCGATCTTCGATGCCTTGGAGACCGAGGCGATGAAATCGGCCCAACCCGCCGGCTACACGCTCTGCAACGACACCAATGCTCCAGCCTATGCCGCGCTGGGCCAGCAAAAGGGCGTGGTGTTCTCCGCCAGGGGCTGGTGGACGCTGGCCGCAGGAAGCTGTTCGCATCTCATCACGGACCCCATCGCCGGACAGAAAATCTGGCTGCGGGTGGAGCGGGCCAAAGGCGCCCCGCTGGTGACGGGGCCGGTGAATTTCTGCGTCACCACGATCGAGTTCGACATTCAGGGGCGAGAAAACTGCCAGAAACGCGGATTAGTTGCGGCGGGTTTCATGGAAACCAACAGCAAAGCTGCCCCGGGGTTTACCGCCCATGTGACAACAACCGGATTGCGATAG
- the yihA gene encoding ribosome biogenesis GTP-binding protein YihA/YsxC: protein MRGRQEDETGRLVVDVAEARKLFATECHFVWGTAKKDDLPPPAQPEVAFAGRSNVGKSSLINALTGRKALARVSQTPGRTREINFFNLGDRLMLVDLPGYGYAKASKELAAEWQDMIFAYLRGRANLKRVVLLIDSRRGIMAVDHAVMELLDKAAVSYAIALTKTDTLKPAELAKITAAVEADAKKHVAAYPDLFATSAQKFDGLDGLKAHLTAQAWQAVP, encoded by the coding sequence ATGCGCGGCAGGCAGGAAGACGAAACCGGGCGCCTGGTGGTGGATGTGGCGGAGGCGCGAAAGCTCTTCGCCACGGAGTGCCACTTCGTTTGGGGCACGGCCAAGAAAGACGACCTGCCGCCGCCGGCCCAGCCGGAAGTGGCTTTTGCGGGCCGATCCAATGTGGGCAAATCGAGCCTCATCAACGCGCTGACGGGCCGCAAAGCCTTGGCGCGTGTTTCCCAGACGCCGGGGCGCACACGCGAGATCAACTTCTTCAATCTGGGCGACCGGCTGATGCTGGTCGACCTGCCGGGCTATGGCTATGCCAAGGCCAGCAAGGAACTCGCCGCCGAGTGGCAAGACATGATCTTCGCCTATCTTCGCGGCAGGGCGAATCTGAAGCGGGTGGTGCTGCTGATCGATTCCCGCCGCGGGATCATGGCGGTGGACCATGCGGTGATGGAGCTTTTGGACAAGGCGGCGGTCTCCTATGCCATCGCGCTCACCAAGACCGATACGCTGAAACCGGCCGAGCTCGCCAAGATCACGGCCGCGGTGGAAGCCGACGCCAAAAAGCATGTCGCGGCCTATCCTGACCTCTTCGCCACCTCGGCACAGAAATTTGATGGGCTGGACGGGCTGAAAGCGCATTTAACGGCGCAAGCTTGGCAGGCTGTGCCGTAA
- the truA gene encoding tRNA pseudouridine(38-40) synthase TruA, with the protein MPRYRITIEYDGGPFVGWQRQDNGPSIQGSIEAAIKAFSSETVTITGAGRTDAGVHALGQIAHFDLQKIFAPNKVQDALNHFLRPAPIAILEAAEVAPDFHARFSAKARHYLFRIICRRAPLVLERGHAWQVVHDLDADAMHEAAQYLVGQHDFTTFRAAECQAQSPVKTIDKLTVRRALDEISIEASARSFLHHQVRSITGTLKLVGEGKWRPKDVKAALEACDRSRCGPVAPPDGLHLVRVDY; encoded by the coding sequence ATGCCGCGCTACCGCATCACCATCGAATATGACGGCGGACCGTTTGTGGGCTGGCAGCGCCAGGATAATGGCCCGTCGATCCAGGGCTCGATTGAAGCTGCCATCAAAGCCTTTTCCAGCGAGACCGTCACCATCACCGGGGCAGGCCGCACCGATGCGGGCGTGCATGCGCTGGGTCAGATCGCCCATTTCGATCTGCAAAAAATCTTTGCGCCGAACAAAGTGCAGGATGCGCTCAATCATTTCCTGCGTCCCGCGCCCATCGCGATTCTAGAGGCCGCCGAGGTGGCGCCCGATTTTCACGCCCGCTTCTCGGCCAAGGCGCGTCACTATCTTTTCCGCATCATCTGCCGCCGCGCGCCGCTGGTGCTTGAACGCGGTCACGCCTGGCAAGTAGTGCATGACCTCGATGCAGACGCCATGCATGAAGCCGCGCAATATCTCGTTGGCCAACACGACTTTACCACCTTCCGCGCCGCCGAATGCCAGGCGCAATCGCCGGTGAAGACCATCGACAAGCTGACGGTGCGCCGCGCCCTCGATGAAATCAGCATCGAAGCCTCCGCGCGCTCTTTCCTGCATCATCAGGTGCGTTCCATTACCGGCACGCTGAAACTCGTGGGTGAGGGCAAATGGCGGCCTAAGGATGTGAAGGCGGCGCTCGAAGCTTGCGACCGTTCCCGCTGCGGCCCCGTCGCGCCGCCCGATGGACTGCATCTGGTCAGGGTGGATTACTGA